Genomic DNA from Candidatus Koribacter versatilis Ellin345:
TCGCCGAAGCGTTGAGCACTCGCCAAAGCTGGCGTTCCCCCGGCTTCATGAGAATGGTTGCTGGTTCGTAGTTCGGGTAAGGCACCGTGACGAAGTTGATCGAGAGATCTTTGGCGGGCTTGCCGAAGCCGGTGCCGGTATTCACCGCATCGCCATCGTTGTCGAGCAGGAATTTCGGAATCACCGGTTCCGATTTCGCGGACGGTGCATTGGGATTGACCAGATCCTGGTCGCGAATCACGAAGACTCGCTCGGGTAGTCCCGCCACAGCGCGATCGGCACGCTCAGTGCCTTCCACAATCAATGCGCCCGAGGCCCCACCCAGCAGTTCGACGCGGCTGAAGCCGTGCACGTGCGGGTGATACCAGTAGAGCCCGGGAGGCTCGTCGTCGGGAATGCGAAAGCTGTAATCGAAGACCGGATCACCGGGGTGGATCAGTGTCTGCAGCACCTCATCCTGGTGGCACGTGGGCGGGATGGTCAGCCCATGAAAATGGAGATTCGTGGTCACCGGCGTCATTGCCCCTCCGGTACAAGGACCGGTCGAGGCGGAGGCATGGTGCTGGTGTGGCGATGTTTTATCCGGCGTGATGTTCGTCAGTTCGTTCTTCAGATGGATGGTAACCAGATCGCCGGGCTTCACGCGCAGTGTGGGCGACTCGTTGCCGCTGGCATCGATGAAGCAGTACCGCGCGGAGCCGTTGGTGGCAGCAGCGTTGCGTGCCGTCAGAGTCAATTCAAGAACGCCGTTATGGCTAAAGAGATCAGGCGGCTCCTGCACCACGCTACCTAGCGCGGGACGAGGGCAGGCCTCGGTGGCAGCACGAGCCAGCGCGGGATAGAGAAGGAATGTGAAGGCGAAAAGGGAAGACAGCCAACGGAACATCGGGATCCTTTGGTCGGTGCCGGATGAGCGTCCGGCGGGGAATGACTTATGGATAGTTAAAATCGCGATCTTCAACACTTGATGAATAACGATGGATTTGGCAAAAGAAGGCGAGTTCCCGAAAACCACAGGCGGAATTTCGCGAATCGCGGATGGGGCGGATCACTGGCATCTAAGAGCCAAACCTGCTAACTTCTTGAGTTCGCATGAAACCGCAATTACTTCTCGCCTTCCTTCT
This window encodes:
- a CDS encoding multicopper oxidase family protein codes for the protein MFRWLSSLFAFTFLLYPALARAATEACPRPALGSVVQEPPDLFSHNGVLELTLTARNAAATNGSARYCFIDASGNESPTLRVKPGDLVTIHLKNELTNITPDKTSPHQHHASASTGPCTGGAMTPVTTNLHFHGLTIPPTCHQDEVLQTLIHPGDPVFDYSFRIPDDEPPGLYWYHPHVHGFSRVELLGGASGALIVEGTERADRAVAGLPERVFVIRDQDLVNPNAPSAKSEPVIPKFLLDNDGDAVNTGTGFGKPAKDLSINFVTVPYPNYEPATILMKPGERQLWRVLNASAITYLNLSILRNRAAQRVGLIAIDGVPLNLNGGPADFVDWQTHIGLPPGSRAEFIVEAPEAGVSEAFVTHTVDTGPGGENDPNRPLAIIRSSADAPEPRVKLDAAPQPLPAPKQPWLGSVAPTQVRKFYFSEKLDDPNNPASASEFYITEEGHTPRAFDPNSKQPDVTVTQGTVEDWIIENRSSELHAFHIHQLHFMLLDYDGKTVNEPFLRDIVNVPYFNGHTLSYPSIRIRMDFRDPNIVGTFAFHCHLLEHEDRGMMATIQVVPSETTRNTPSKAALDAPKGVAR